The proteins below are encoded in one region of Brassica napus cultivar Da-Ae chromosome A6, Da-Ae, whole genome shotgun sequence:
- the LOC106351305 gene encoding nudix hydrolase 18, mitochondrial: MVCVVSRTGRQFQRYNKGRRLVVGCIPYRLKISTDGTISEEFEVLVISSQKGHALMFPKGGWELDESVEEAASRESLEEAGVIGNVERQLGKWDFLSKSRGTFYEGLMFPMLVKEELELWPEQHLRQRMWMKVDEAREACRDWWMKEALDALVDRLSSSPSMKPMEEDTKIQLISTC, translated from the exons atggtgtGCGTGGTTTCTCGTACTGGTCGTCAGTTCCAAAGGTACAACAAGGGACGCCGTCTAGTCGTAGG GTGTATTCCGTATAGACTCAAGATTTCAACAGATGGCACGATCAGCGAAGAATTTGAAGTATTGGTTATCTCATCACAGAAGGGTCATGCTCTGATGTTCCCAAAG GGTGGTTGGGAGCTCGATGAATCTGTAGAAGAAGCTGCTTCAAGAGAGTCTCTGGAAGAAGCTGGAGTTATTGGAAACGTTGAG AGACAACTTGGAAAATGGGATTTTTTGAGCAAAAGCAGAGGAACATTCTATGAAGGACTTATGTTTCCGATGCTTGTGAAAGAAGAGCTTGAGCTTTGGCCTGAACAACATCTTCGTCAAAGAATGTGGATGAAAGTAGATGAAGCAAGAGAAGCTTGTAGAGATTGGTGGATGAAAGAAGCTTTGGATGCTTTGGTCGACAGGCTTTCTTCATCACCATCAATGAAGCCAATGGAAGAAGATACGAAGATTCAATTGATCTCCACCTGCTGA
- the LOC106346618 gene encoding protein PLANT CADMIUM RESISTANCE 2 isoform X1, whose amino-acid sequence MEAKHLHDQPQAEGEWSTGFCDCFSDCGNCCITCWCPCITFGQVAEIVDQGSTTCGTAGALYTLISFFTGCGCLYSCIYRGKMRAQYNIGGNDCGDCLKHFFCELCALTQQYRELKNRGYNMKLGIDFFIPGFFFSFCIVISKHSHSLKLMWYFRMGRERTVATEPRRGDGCSSLPRRHDPLRLIPLHVIYIL is encoded by the exons ATGGAAGCTAAACACCTTCATGACCAGCCTCAAGCTGAAGGAGAATGGTCCACAGGCTTCTGTGATTGCTTCTCCGATTGCGGAAACT GTTGTATCACATGCTGGTGTCCATGTATTACATTTGGCCAAGTCGCTGAGATTGTTGATCAAGGATCAACCA CGTGTGGTACGGCTGGAGCACTATACACGTTGATAAGTTTTTTCACGGGTTGCGGATGTCTCTACTCGTGTATCTATCGTGGAAAGATGAGAGCTCAATACAATATTGGAGGCAATGATTGTGGAGATTGCCTTAAACATTTCTTCTGCGAACTCTGTGCTCTCACTCAACAATACCGTGAACTCAAGAACCGTGGCTACAATATGAAACTTGGTATTGATTTCTTTATACctggtttttttttctcattttgtatTGTAATCTCCAAACATTCACATTCACTAAAATTAATGTGGTATTTTAGGATGGGCCGGGAACGCACAGTTGCAACAGAACCAAGGCGTGGCGATGGGTGCTCCAGTCTTCCAAGGCGGCATGACCCGCTAAGACTCATTCCTTTAcatgtaatttatatattataa
- the LOC106346618 gene encoding protein PLANT CADMIUM RESISTANCE 2 isoform X2 encodes MEAKHLHDQPQAEGEWSTGFCDCFSDCGNCCITCWCPCITFGQVAEIVDQGSTTCGTAGALYTLISFFTGCGCLYSCIYRGKMRAQYNIGGNDCGDCLKHFFCELCALTQQYRELKNRGYNMKLGWAGNAQLQQNQGVAMGAPVFQGGMTR; translated from the exons ATGGAAGCTAAACACCTTCATGACCAGCCTCAAGCTGAAGGAGAATGGTCCACAGGCTTCTGTGATTGCTTCTCCGATTGCGGAAACT GTTGTATCACATGCTGGTGTCCATGTATTACATTTGGCCAAGTCGCTGAGATTGTTGATCAAGGATCAACCA CGTGTGGTACGGCTGGAGCACTATACACGTTGATAAGTTTTTTCACGGGTTGCGGATGTCTCTACTCGTGTATCTATCGTGGAAAGATGAGAGCTCAATACAATATTGGAGGCAATGATTGTGGAGATTGCCTTAAACATTTCTTCTGCGAACTCTGTGCTCTCACTCAACAATACCGTGAACTCAAGAACCGTGGCTACAATATGAAACTTG GATGGGCCGGGAACGCACAGTTGCAACAGAACCAAGGCGTGGCGATGGGTGCTCCAGTCTTCCAAGGCGGCATGACCCGCTAA
- the LOC106399415 gene encoding 21 kDa protein-like produces the protein MISGNNVIIMNIVRAHMSDISISQCLHKPSNLSRKLPKTLKHKQVLKMARQLYTSAFLHFASLLFIFRTISAVRFPPGPTTTYDLDFIRTSCNATLYPDVCFTSLAGYASSVQYNPARLARVAVGVSLSRAKHTATYLSKLSRASASAAVHDCVSNVGDAMEKMRGSLRQLREMNHRRPGAPTFRFQMSNVQTWMSAALTDEETCTDGITEEMEEGETKTAVCEKVADVKRFTSNALAIVNTYANSGAYHYRP, from the coding sequence ATGATTAGTGGCAATAATGTGATTATAATGAACATTGTAAGGGCACACATGTCAGATATCTCCATTTCTCAATGCCTACATAAACCCTCCAATCTTTCTCGTAAACTACCAAAAAccttaaaacataaacaagtcTTAAAGATGGCAAGGCAGCTTTATACGTCAGCCTTTCTTCACTTCGCCAGCTTACTCTTCATCTTCCGGACAATCTCAGCCGTCCGTTTCCCTCCTGGACCAACAACAACTTACGACCTAGATTTCATCCGTACGAGTTGCAACGCAACGCTCTACCCTGACGTGTGTTTCACGTCGTTAGCTGGCTACGCCTCCTCCGTACAATATAACCCGGCGAGGCTAGCTAGGGTCGCCGTCGGCGTTTCCCTTTCCCGCGCAAAACACACGGCGACTTATCTCTCAAAACTCTCACGCGCCTCAGCCTCCGCCGCCGTCCACGACTGCGTTTCAAATGTGGGAGACGCCATGGAGAAGATGCGTGGCTCGCTCCGTCAACTCCGAGAGATGAACCACCGTCGTCCCGGAGCTCCGACGTTTAGGTTCCAGATGAGTAACGTGCAGACGTGGATGAGTGCAGCGTTGACGGACGAGGAGACGTGTACTGATGGGATCACGGAGGAGATGGAGGAAGGAGAGACGAAGACAGCCGTTTGCGAGAAAGTCGCCGACGTCAAGAGGTTCACGAGTAATGCGCTTGCTATAGTCAACACATACGCCAATAGTGGAGCCTACCACTATAGGCCTTGA
- the LOC106346619 gene encoding putative clathrin assembly protein At1g14910 isoform X1 encodes MGTLQSFRRAYGALKDTTKVGLVRVNSDYADIEVAIVKATNHVECPPKDRHLTKIFIATSATRPRADVAYCIHTLSRRVHKTRNWTVALKALLVLHRLVREGDPTFREELLNFSRKGRFLQLSNFKDDSSTAAWDCSVWVRAYALFLEERLQCFRVLKYDIEAERLPKVSPGQEEKVPTFFGFCGLMYVNGILFWEFDCQGYSKTRDLDGEQLLEQLPALQQLLHRLMGCKPEGAAKHNHIIQYALALVLKESFKVYCAINEGIINLVEKFFEMPRHDAIKALDIYKRAGSQAGNLSHFYEVCKGLEIARNFQFPVLREPPQSFLATMEEYMRDAPQMVDVSDGPLLLTYRPDDELSDEPAHEEHEQSLPSDSTVIPSEETQPPASAETPQNLIDTDDLLGLNNDAPDPLEILDQNALALALVSTDVESSFFDLGQARDSDPSGWELALVTTPSSDISATTERQLAGGLDTLTLNSLYDDVTYRAAQQPAYGAPAPNPFEVQDPFGFSNSVSAPSAESNPFGPYQPAYQQQQQQELQVAPGAANPFGDFEEYPVVALPEPQKTIGFGQFPVVSEPQMTTGFGGNPVFAVSEPQVTTGFGEFPVATVSEPQMMTSGLGELPVAAVSEPQMTTGFGEFPVFAVSEPQKTSGFGDFSVAAVSEPQMMTSGYGEFPAFAVSEPQKTSGFGDFPVAVVSEAQMMTSGFGEFPAFAVSEPQKTSGPVVPVSEEQKNSSLGEFSVITASEPQKTTGFGEFPANAAGAHKQYNSSNPFGGM; translated from the exons ATGGGAACGCTTCAGTCATTCCGAAGAGCTTACGGAGCCCTAAAGGACACCACTAAAGTCGGCCTCGTCCGCGTCAACAGCGATTACGCC GATATAGAAGTGGCCATAGTCAAAGCCACTAACCACGTCGAGTGTCCTCCCAAGGATCGCCATCTCACGA AGATCTTCATCGCCACGTCAGCAACTCGGCCTCGAGCAGATGTTGCTTACTGCATTCACACTCTCTCCCGGCGAGTGCACAAAACCAGAAACTGGACG GTTGCGTTAAAAGCATTGCTTGTTTTGCACCGGCTTGTAAGGGAAGGCGATCCCACGTTTAGAGAAGAGTTATTGAACTTTTCTAGAAAAGGACGTTTCTTGCAGCTTTCTAATTTCAAGGATGACTCATCCACCGCGG CATGGGATTGTTCTGTTTGGGTACGCGCTTATGCTTTGTTTCTGGAGGAACGGCTTCAATGCTTCAGAGTTTTGAAATATGATATCGAGGCTGAACGTCTTCCAAAAGTTTCCCCGGGGCAGGAGGAGAAGGTACCAACTTTTTTTGGTTTCTGTGGCCTCATGTACGTTAATGGTATTCTGTTTTGGGAATTTGATTGCCAGGGGTATAGCAAAACAAGGGATTTAGATGGTGAACAACTCTTGGAACAGTTGCCGGCTTTACAGCAGCTTCTGCATCGGCTCATGGGTTGTAAG ccagAAGGTGCTGCAAAGCACAATCATATCATACAGTATGCACTCGCTTTG GTATTGAAGGAGAGCTTTAAAGTGTATTGTGCCATCAACGAAGGTATTATCAATCTAGTAGAAAAG TTCTTTGAAATGCCAAGACATGATGCCATCAAGGCCCTTGATATATACAAGCGCGCGGGTTCGCAG GCTGGCAACCTTTCTCATTTCTACGAAGTATGCAAGGGATTAGAAATTGCTAGAAATTTCCAATTTCCTGTTTTAAGAGAG cCTCCACAATCTTTTCTTGCAACTATGGAGGAGTATATGAGAGACGCACCTCAAATGGTTGACGTCTCAGATGGGCCATTG CTTCTGACGTATAGGCCGGATGATGAACTTTCTGATGAACCTGCGCATGAAGAACATGAACAATCATTGCCTTCAGATAGTACTGTTATTCCCTCTGAGGAGACCCAACCTCCTGCTTCAGCAGAAACTCCACAGAATTTAATTGATACAGATGATCTATTG GGTCTAAACAACGATGCACCTGATCCATTAGAAATCCTGGATCAAAATGCGCTTGCTTTGGCGTTGGTTTCTACTGATG TTGAGTCTTCGTTCTTTGATTTGGGTCAAGCAAGAGATTCGGATCCGTCAGGATGGGAGCTTGCCTTGGTTACAACACCTAGCAGTGATATATCCGCAACCACAGAGAGGCAATTG GCGGGTGGCTTAGACACGCTCACCCTGAACAGCCTATATGACGATGTAACCTACAGAGCAGCCCAACAGCCTGCTTACGGGGCGCCAGCTCCAAATCCGTTTGAGGTTCAAGACCCGTTTGGATTTTCCAACAGCGTTTCGGCCCCTTCAGCCGAAAGCAACCCATTCGGCCCCTACCAGCCAGCCTAtcagcaacaacagcagcaAGAGCTTCAGGTTGCACCAGGCGCTGCAAATCCTTTTGGTGACTTTGAAGAATATCCGGTAGTTGCACTTCCAGAACCGCAAAAGACCATCGGTTTTGGGCAATTTCCAGTTGTTTCAGAACCACAGATGACCACCGGTTTCGGGGGAAATCCAGTATTCGCTGTTTCAGAACCACAAGTGACCACCGGTTTTGGGGAATTTCCAGTAGCAACGGTTTCAGAACCGCAGATGATGACATCCGGTTTAGGGGAACTTCCAGTAGCGGCGGTTTCAGAACCACAAATGACCACCGGTTTTGGGGAATTTCCAGTATTCGCTGTTTCAGAACCGCAAAAGACATCTGGTTTTGGGGATTTCTCAGTAGCTGCGGTTTCAGAACCGCAGATGATGACATCCGGTTATGGCGAATTTCCAGCATTCGCTGTTTCAGAACCGCAAAAGACATCTGGTTTTGGGGATTTCCCGGTAGCTGTGGTTTCAGAAGCGCAAATGATGACATCCGGTTTTGGGGAATTTCCAGCATTCGCGGTTTCAGAACCGCAAAAGACATCCGGTCCAGTAGTCCCAGTTTCAGAAGAGCAAAAGAACTCCAGTTTGGGGGAATTCTCAGTAATCACGGCTTCAGAGCCGCAAAAGACCACTGGTTTCGGGGAATTTCCAGCTAATGCAGCAGGTGCTCATAAGCAATATAACAGCAGCAACCCTTTTGGTGGCATGTGA
- the LOC106346619 gene encoding putative clathrin assembly protein At1g14910 isoform X2 — protein MGTLQSFRRAYGALKDTTKVGLVRVNSDYADIEVAIVKATNHVECPPKDRHLTKIFIATSATRPRADVAYCIHTLSRRVHKTRNWTVALKALLVLHRLVREGDPTFREELLNFSRKGRFLQLSNFKDDSSTAAWDCSVWVRAYALFLEERLQCFRVLKYDIEAERLPKVSPGQEEKGYSKTRDLDGEQLLEQLPALQQLLHRLMGCKPEGAAKHNHIIQYALALVLKESFKVYCAINEGIINLVEKFFEMPRHDAIKALDIYKRAGSQAGNLSHFYEVCKGLEIARNFQFPVLREPPQSFLATMEEYMRDAPQMVDVSDGPLLLTYRPDDELSDEPAHEEHEQSLPSDSTVIPSEETQPPASAETPQNLIDTDDLLGLNNDAPDPLEILDQNALALALVSTDVESSFFDLGQARDSDPSGWELALVTTPSSDISATTERQLAGGLDTLTLNSLYDDVTYRAAQQPAYGAPAPNPFEVQDPFGFSNSVSAPSAESNPFGPYQPAYQQQQQQELQVAPGAANPFGDFEEYPVVALPEPQKTIGFGQFPVVSEPQMTTGFGGNPVFAVSEPQVTTGFGEFPVATVSEPQMMTSGLGELPVAAVSEPQMTTGFGEFPVFAVSEPQKTSGFGDFSVAAVSEPQMMTSGYGEFPAFAVSEPQKTSGFGDFPVAVVSEAQMMTSGFGEFPAFAVSEPQKTSGPVVPVSEEQKNSSLGEFSVITASEPQKTTGFGEFPANAAGAHKQYNSSNPFGGM, from the exons ATGGGAACGCTTCAGTCATTCCGAAGAGCTTACGGAGCCCTAAAGGACACCACTAAAGTCGGCCTCGTCCGCGTCAACAGCGATTACGCC GATATAGAAGTGGCCATAGTCAAAGCCACTAACCACGTCGAGTGTCCTCCCAAGGATCGCCATCTCACGA AGATCTTCATCGCCACGTCAGCAACTCGGCCTCGAGCAGATGTTGCTTACTGCATTCACACTCTCTCCCGGCGAGTGCACAAAACCAGAAACTGGACG GTTGCGTTAAAAGCATTGCTTGTTTTGCACCGGCTTGTAAGGGAAGGCGATCCCACGTTTAGAGAAGAGTTATTGAACTTTTCTAGAAAAGGACGTTTCTTGCAGCTTTCTAATTTCAAGGATGACTCATCCACCGCGG CATGGGATTGTTCTGTTTGGGTACGCGCTTATGCTTTGTTTCTGGAGGAACGGCTTCAATGCTTCAGAGTTTTGAAATATGATATCGAGGCTGAACGTCTTCCAAAAGTTTCCCCGGGGCAGGAGGAGAAG GGGTATAGCAAAACAAGGGATTTAGATGGTGAACAACTCTTGGAACAGTTGCCGGCTTTACAGCAGCTTCTGCATCGGCTCATGGGTTGTAAG ccagAAGGTGCTGCAAAGCACAATCATATCATACAGTATGCACTCGCTTTG GTATTGAAGGAGAGCTTTAAAGTGTATTGTGCCATCAACGAAGGTATTATCAATCTAGTAGAAAAG TTCTTTGAAATGCCAAGACATGATGCCATCAAGGCCCTTGATATATACAAGCGCGCGGGTTCGCAG GCTGGCAACCTTTCTCATTTCTACGAAGTATGCAAGGGATTAGAAATTGCTAGAAATTTCCAATTTCCTGTTTTAAGAGAG cCTCCACAATCTTTTCTTGCAACTATGGAGGAGTATATGAGAGACGCACCTCAAATGGTTGACGTCTCAGATGGGCCATTG CTTCTGACGTATAGGCCGGATGATGAACTTTCTGATGAACCTGCGCATGAAGAACATGAACAATCATTGCCTTCAGATAGTACTGTTATTCCCTCTGAGGAGACCCAACCTCCTGCTTCAGCAGAAACTCCACAGAATTTAATTGATACAGATGATCTATTG GGTCTAAACAACGATGCACCTGATCCATTAGAAATCCTGGATCAAAATGCGCTTGCTTTGGCGTTGGTTTCTACTGATG TTGAGTCTTCGTTCTTTGATTTGGGTCAAGCAAGAGATTCGGATCCGTCAGGATGGGAGCTTGCCTTGGTTACAACACCTAGCAGTGATATATCCGCAACCACAGAGAGGCAATTG GCGGGTGGCTTAGACACGCTCACCCTGAACAGCCTATATGACGATGTAACCTACAGAGCAGCCCAACAGCCTGCTTACGGGGCGCCAGCTCCAAATCCGTTTGAGGTTCAAGACCCGTTTGGATTTTCCAACAGCGTTTCGGCCCCTTCAGCCGAAAGCAACCCATTCGGCCCCTACCAGCCAGCCTAtcagcaacaacagcagcaAGAGCTTCAGGTTGCACCAGGCGCTGCAAATCCTTTTGGTGACTTTGAAGAATATCCGGTAGTTGCACTTCCAGAACCGCAAAAGACCATCGGTTTTGGGCAATTTCCAGTTGTTTCAGAACCACAGATGACCACCGGTTTCGGGGGAAATCCAGTATTCGCTGTTTCAGAACCACAAGTGACCACCGGTTTTGGGGAATTTCCAGTAGCAACGGTTTCAGAACCGCAGATGATGACATCCGGTTTAGGGGAACTTCCAGTAGCGGCGGTTTCAGAACCACAAATGACCACCGGTTTTGGGGAATTTCCAGTATTCGCTGTTTCAGAACCGCAAAAGACATCTGGTTTTGGGGATTTCTCAGTAGCTGCGGTTTCAGAACCGCAGATGATGACATCCGGTTATGGCGAATTTCCAGCATTCGCTGTTTCAGAACCGCAAAAGACATCTGGTTTTGGGGATTTCCCGGTAGCTGTGGTTTCAGAAGCGCAAATGATGACATCCGGTTTTGGGGAATTTCCAGCATTCGCGGTTTCAGAACCGCAAAAGACATCCGGTCCAGTAGTCCCAGTTTCAGAAGAGCAAAAGAACTCCAGTTTGGGGGAATTCTCAGTAATCACGGCTTCAGAGCCGCAAAAGACCACTGGTTTCGGGGAATTTCCAGCTAATGCAGCAGGTGCTCATAAGCAATATAACAGCAGCAACCCTTTTGGTGGCATGTGA